A genomic window from Ananas comosus cultivar F153 linkage group 22, ASM154086v1, whole genome shotgun sequence includes:
- the LOC109727043 gene encoding L-lactate dehydrogenase B-like, which translates to MKKNSSLSELGFSDAATTAFFRQIKDVAAAAAAGDAADAPSRPNHRIKISVVGAGNVGMAIAQTILTQDLADEIALVDAKPEKLQGEMLDLQHAAAFLPRVRIMSGTDYAVTAGSDLAIVTAGARQLPGETRLDLLHRNVALFRTVVPPLAQHSPDALLLVVSNPVDVLTYVAWKLSGFPPNRVIGSGTNLDSSRFRSLLADHLEVNAQDVQAYMVGEHGDSSVALWSSISIGGVPMLSSLRESDVEFEQAVLERIRKAVVGSAYEVIRLKGYTSWAIGYSVASLARSLLRNQHRIHPISLLASGFHGIPDDREVFLSLPAVLGRSGVIRIPSVQLTEEEGKRLRKSAQTLWEIQQQLGLAN; encoded by the exons atgaagaagaattCCTCCCTCTCCGAGCTCGGCTTCAGCGACGCTGCTACCACCGCCTTCTTCCGCCAGATCAAAGatgtcgccgccgccgccgccgccggtgaTGCCGCCGACGCCCCGTCGCGGCCCAACCACCGCATCAAGATCTCCGTCGTCGGCGCCGGCAACGTCGGCATGGCCATCGCGCAGACCATCCTCACCCAG GACTTGGCGGACGAGATCGCGCTGGTGGACGCGAAGCCGGAGAAGCTGCAGGGGGAGATGCTGGACCTGCAGCACGCCGCGGCATTCCTGCCGCGGGTGCGCATCATGTCCGGCACCGACTACGCGGTGACGGCGGGGTCGGACCTGGCGATCGTCACGGCGGGCGCGCGGCAGCTGCCGGGCGAGACGCGCCTCGACCTGCTGCACCGCAACGTCGCGCTCTTCCGCACCGTCGTGCCGCCGCTGGCGCAGCATTCCCCGGACGCGCTGCTGCTGGTCGTGTCCAACCCCGTCGACGTGCTCACCTACGTCGCCTGGAAGCTCTCCGGCTTCCCGCCCAACCGTGTCATCGGATCCGGCACTAACCTCGACTCCTCCCGCTTCCGCTCCCTCCTCGCCGACCACCTGGAGGTCAACGCCCAGGACGTCCAG GCGTACATGGTAGGGGAGCACGGGGACAGCTCGGTGGCGCTGTGGTCGAGCATCAGCATCGGCGGTGTGCCGATGCTGAGCTCGCTGCGGGAGAGCGACGTCGAGTTCGAGCAGGCGGTGCTGGAGCGCATCCGCAAGGCGGTCGTCGGCAGCGCCTACGAGGTGATCCGGCTGAAGGGCTACACCTCCTGGGCCATCGGCTACTCCGTCGCCAGCCTCGCGCGGTCCCTCCTCCGCAACCAGCACCGCATCCACCCCATCTCCCTCCTCGCCAGCGGCTTCCACGGCATCCCCGACGACCGCGAGGTCTTCCTCAGCCTCCCTGCCGTCCTCGGCCGCTCCGGCGTCATCCGCATCCCCTCCGTGCAGCTCACCGAGGAGGAGGGCAAGCGCCTCCGCAAGTCCGCCCAGACCCTCTGGGAGATTCAGCAGCAACTCGGTCTCGCCAATTGA